In Bacteroidota bacterium, a genomic segment contains:
- a CDS encoding DNA translocase FtsK: MFEKIVPDGSLETLDPDEEVGDWTAYDPTLELSTYQYPTIDLLEQRDGNQSREVNRGELEENKNKIVQTLQNYKIDITSIKATIGPTVTLYEIVPAPGVRISKIKNLEDDIALSLSALGIRIIAPIPGKGTIGIEIPNSKPEIVSMRSVMSTEKFRDTKAELPLVLGRTISNEVYIADLAKMPHLLIAGATGQGKSVGINGIISSILYRKHPSQVKFVLIDPKKVELSLYSNLESHFLAVLEASDEPIITDTKQVIGVLNSLCVEMDSRYDLLKKAGVRNLLEYNAKFTSRKLNPKKGHRFLPYIVLIIDEFADLMMTAGKEIETPIARLAQLARAIGIHLILATQRPSVNVITGIIKANFPARISFRVTSKVDSRTILDTGGADQLVGRGDLLLSTGSEIVRIQNAFIDTPEVENLVNFISEQRGYPTPYYLPEVPMEGGDDDIDEDDLGERDDFFSDAARLVVKHQQGSTSLIQRRLKLGYNRAGRIIDQLEKAGIVGSFQGSKAREVLVQDEYSLEQILNNLH, translated from the coding sequence TGATTTGTTGGAGCAGCGCGACGGCAATCAAAGCCGGGAAGTGAACCGCGGCGAATTGGAGGAGAACAAAAACAAGATCGTCCAGACACTTCAGAACTATAAGATTGACATTACGAGCATCAAGGCGACGATCGGCCCGACGGTCACCTTGTATGAAATCGTGCCTGCGCCGGGCGTGCGGATTTCCAAAATCAAAAATCTGGAGGATGACATCGCCCTGAGCCTCTCGGCCTTGGGCATCCGTATCATCGCGCCGATTCCTGGAAAAGGCACGATCGGTATCGAAATCCCGAATTCGAAGCCGGAAATCGTGTCGATGCGTTCGGTCATGAGCACGGAAAAATTCCGCGATACCAAAGCCGAATTGCCCTTGGTGCTTGGCCGTACGATCAGCAACGAGGTGTACATCGCCGACCTTGCAAAAATGCCGCACTTGCTCATCGCAGGTGCAACGGGGCAAGGTAAGTCCGTGGGTATCAACGGTATCATTTCGTCGATTCTCTACCGGAAGCACCCTTCGCAGGTCAAATTTGTGCTGATCGACCCTAAAAAGGTGGAGTTGAGCCTCTATTCGAATCTGGAAAGCCATTTCTTGGCGGTCTTGGAAGCGAGTGACGAACCGATCATCACGGATACCAAGCAAGTGATCGGTGTGCTGAACAGCCTTTGCGTGGAGATGGATTCGCGGTACGATCTGCTGAAAAAGGCTGGCGTGCGCAACCTCTTGGAATACAACGCCAAATTTACCAGCCGCAAGCTCAATCCGAAAAAGGGACACCGCTTCCTGCCTTATATCGTGCTCATCATCGACGAGTTTGCCGACTTGATGATGACCGCCGGCAAAGAAATCGAAACACCGATTGCGCGTTTGGCGCAGTTGGCCCGTGCGATCGGCATTCACTTGATTTTGGCCACGCAGCGTCCGTCGGTCAACGTCATCACCGGTATCATCAAAGCCAACTTCCCGGCCCGTATTTCCTTCCGCGTGACTTCGAAGGTTGACTCACGCACCATCCTCGATACAGGCGGTGCCGACCAGTTGGTTGGACGTGGTGATCTTCTTTTAAGTACAGGCAGCGAGATTGTGCGAATCCAGAATGCATTCATCGATACGCCCGAAGTAGAAAATTTGGTCAATTTTATCTCCGAGCAAAGAGGCTATCCAACGCCCTATTACCTGCCGGAAGTGCCAATGGAAGGCGGTGATGATGACATCGATGAGGACGATCTGGGCGAAAGGGATGACTTTTTCTCCGATGCAGCAAGGTTGGTGGTGAAGCACCAGCAGGGATCAACATCCTTGATTCAGAGGCGATTAAAGCTCGGATACAACCGCGCAGGCCGTATCATTGACCAATTGGAAAAGGCGGGAATCGTCGGTTCCTTCCAGGGAAGCAAGGCCCGCGAAGTTTTAGTGCAGGACGAATACAGTTTGGAACAGATTTTGAATAACCTGCACTGA
- a CDS encoding outer membrane lipoprotein carrier protein LolA, with product MKKFNLFLGILTLFALSSSTFAQSDPKSDKIIKASQDKFNSLADVTAEFTYTLTSPDLKKPVVKKGKVTLKKSKYMIIFPDEEMYCNGKYTWVLMKSDTEILKSDFDPKEDLSPDRLYKMYEKDVKSAFNGEEAGANKVTLFAKNDDGDIWKTLLWINIESKLIQKAIMYARNGSQYTYEMTNIRVNTGVLDGVFTLDEKKYVDQDWILTNQSEK from the coding sequence ATGAAAAAATTCAATCTCTTCCTTGGCATTCTGACCTTGTTTGCCCTGAGTTCCTCGACATTCGCGCAGAGCGACCCTAAATCTGACAAGATCATCAAGGCCTCGCAAGACAAGTTCAACAGCCTTGCCGACGTCACTGCCGAATTCACATATACCCTTACAAGCCCCGATCTCAAAAAGCCGGTGGTCAAAAAGGGCAAAGTGACGCTCAAAAAGAGCAAATACATGATCATTTTTCCCGATGAGGAAATGTATTGCAACGGCAAATACACTTGGGTGCTGATGAAATCGGATACCGAAATCTTGAAAAGCGATTTTGATCCAAAAGAAGACTTGAGTCCGGATCGCCTCTACAAAATGTACGAAAAGGATGTAAAAAGCGCATTCAACGGCGAGGAAGCCGGGGCCAACAAGGTTACCCTCTTCGCCAAGAACGACGACGGCGATATCTGGAAGACGCTTTTGTGGATCAATATCGAATCCAAACTCATTCAAAAGGCGATCATGTATGCCCGCAACGGCTCGCAATACACGTATGAGATGACCAACATCCGCGTGAATACTGGCGTTTTGGATGGTGTTTTTACCCTCGATGAGAAAAAATATGTTGACCAGGACTGGATCCTGACCAATCAGAGCGAGAAATAA
- the pyrF gene encoding orotidine-5'-phosphate decarboxylase — translation MTPAKLFEAIQAKRSMLCVGLDTDPRKLPPHLQGAADPVFEFNRQIIEATAEFAVAYKPNIAFYEAQGPRGWESLRKTLEIIPKDCLTIADAKRGDIGNTSELYARAFFEEMDFDAVTVAPYMGSDSVKPFLQFPGKWVFLLALTSNPGADDFQLQTVGGEPLYKRVVKTALHWADGLPGHLGFVTGATRPEYLAEIRALAPDNFFLVPGVGAQGGDLDAVCLNGKNDLGGLLINASRSIIFASSERDFAQKAAQEAAKMQLATAAFLS, via the coding sequence ATGACGCCAGCAAAGTTGTTTGAGGCGATCCAGGCAAAGCGGTCCATGCTTTGTGTGGGTCTCGATACCGATCCCCGTAAGCTTCCGCCGCACTTGCAAGGTGCTGCCGACCCCGTTTTCGAATTCAACCGGCAGATCATTGAGGCGACTGCCGAATTTGCTGTGGCCTACAAACCCAACATCGCGTTTTATGAAGCCCAAGGGCCTCGCGGTTGGGAAAGCCTGCGCAAGACGCTGGAGATCATCCCCAAAGATTGCCTCACCATCGCCGACGCCAAACGCGGCGATATCGGCAATACCAGCGAATTGTATGCGCGGGCATTTTTCGAGGAAATGGACTTCGATGCGGTAACCGTGGCGCCCTACATGGGCAGCGACAGCGTCAAACCCTTCCTTCAATTTCCCGGGAAATGGGTGTTTTTGCTGGCATTGACCTCCAACCCCGGCGCGGATGATTTTCAACTGCAAACGGTTGGCGGAGAACCGCTTTACAAACGGGTAGTGAAAACGGCATTGCATTGGGCGGATGGTCTGCCGGGGCATCTCGGCTTCGTCACGGGCGCCACAAGGCCGGAATATCTGGCCGAAATCAGGGCCTTGGCACCTGACAATTTCTTCTTGGTTCCCGGCGTTGGAGCCCAAGGAGGCGATTTGGACGCAGTCTGTCTAAATGGGAAGAATGACCTCGGCGGATTGCTCATCAATGCGAGCCGGAGCATCATTTTTGCCAGCAGTGAACGTGATTTTGCCCAAAAAGCTGCCCAAGAAGCTGCAAAAATGCAGTTGGCGACGGCAGCATTTTTGAGTTGA
- a CDS encoding T9SS type A sorting domain-containing protein translates to MAKILLGNRYIRGIKAQCEMRKFLLSAVFLFPLWIFGQSNLGLVWAPKVVVANGATYDNIRPQIAVVEGELPLVLWCRSVGGRHGYVARWNGTAFDAPFKINPTGGINAYNVEGPNIVARGDTAYIVYVSTPSSSAQVLLRSSFDGGRTWNAPQWVDSLSTDMPTFANVEILPGGHPIVTYIRQTVNYASPRWVVRKSNDAGQTWLPEVPVSGAAPGTDVCDCCTGHTYAHEGKVIEVFRNNDNNLRDFWATISTDGGASFPTAIDLDTTDWTLAACPSSGSSSVLVGDTIYTAFMSQGSNGLARVWLGAAHLGTGQMAYNRMLNGNVPSNTIQNYVSMSGYGDTVVVAWMESSGGNPEILLRYSFTGVADLWTHPVVNVTELATGQQSFPDLLWKNGAVHLVWQDEATNQVVYRRAEVGIPAGLGNAFEGSWTLYPNPAKDRVTLDALPSAACTLSLMDIRGQLLYRMELSHKHRAALDLAGVEAGVYFLQLTSDGVHLGTKKLVVQR, encoded by the coding sequence ATGGCTAAGATCCTCCTTGGGAATCGCTATATTCGAGGGATCAAAGCGCAATGTGAGATGCGGAAATTTTTATTGTCGGCAGTTTTCCTGTTTCCCCTTTGGATTTTCGGGCAGTCCAATCTGGGTCTAGTCTGGGCACCGAAGGTGGTCGTCGCCAATGGTGCCACCTACGACAATATCCGCCCCCAAATCGCAGTTGTGGAGGGCGAACTGCCTTTGGTGCTGTGGTGCCGCTCAGTCGGAGGGAGGCATGGCTACGTCGCCCGCTGGAATGGAACGGCATTCGATGCACCCTTCAAGATCAATCCGACGGGTGGAATCAACGCCTACAACGTCGAAGGGCCGAATATCGTCGCCCGCGGTGACACCGCGTATATTGTTTACGTCAGCACTCCGAGTTCAAGCGCTCAAGTGTTGCTGCGCAGCAGCTTCGACGGCGGACGAACATGGAATGCCCCACAATGGGTCGATAGCCTCAGTACCGACATGCCGACATTCGCGAATGTAGAGATTTTGCCCGGCGGTCACCCCATCGTTACCTACATCCGGCAAACGGTCAATTATGCCTCTCCGCGTTGGGTCGTGCGCAAAAGCAACGATGCCGGGCAAACTTGGTTGCCGGAGGTTCCTGTGAGTGGTGCGGCGCCCGGTACCGATGTCTGCGACTGCTGCACCGGCCATACCTATGCGCATGAAGGCAAGGTGATCGAGGTTTTTCGGAACAACGACAACAACCTGCGGGACTTTTGGGCCACCATCTCGACGGATGGTGGCGCGAGTTTTCCCACGGCGATCGACTTGGATACGACAGATTGGACCTTGGCGGCTTGTCCAAGTTCGGGTTCGTCTTCCGTCCTCGTTGGCGACACGATTTACACGGCTTTTATGAGCCAAGGCAGCAACGGGCTTGCCCGTGTTTGGTTGGGCGCAGCACATCTTGGAACGGGCCAAATGGCCTACAACAGAATGCTGAACGGCAATGTGCCGAGCAACACGATTCAGAACTATGTTTCGATGTCTGGCTACGGTGATACAGTTGTGGTCGCTTGGATGGAAAGCAGCGGAGGAAATCCGGAGATCCTGCTGCGGTATTCGTTTACAGGCGTGGCTGATTTGTGGACCCATCCTGTCGTGAATGTGACCGAGTTGGCAACGGGACAACAAAGCTTCCCCGACCTTCTTTGGAAAAATGGCGCCGTGCATCTGGTTTGGCAGGATGAAGCGACGAATCAGGTGGTGTACCGGCGGGCCGAGGTGGGGATTCCGGCAGGACTTGGAAACGCATTCGAAGGAAGCTGGACACTCTACCCAAATCCTGCAAAGGACCGGGTCACGCTCGATGCGCTTCCTTCGGCTGCGTGCACTTTGAGTTTGATGGACATTCGTGGACAGTTGTTGTATCGGATGGAATTGTCACACAAGCATCGGGCAGCGTTGGATTTGGCGGGAGTTGAAGCTGGCGTCTATTTCCTGCAGCTCACTTCGGATGGCGTGCATTTGGGCACCAAAAAGCTGGTGGTGCAGCGCTAA
- a CDS encoding GNAT family N-acetyltransferase: MERPSSTDAKVQIKPLNRFNWEQATRLELHDYQEDFLPSVLFSIAQSKFENLFPYGIFEGEELVGFLMYGEFDAICWISRIMVDKAHQEQGIGKIALRQLLDMLRNQPKCKEIRTSFSRKNALAEYFFRSQGFEPIGDGVDKEIVMRFRGRA, encoded by the coding sequence ATGGAAAGGCCATCTTCAACTGACGCCAAGGTTCAGATCAAACCCCTGAACCGCTTCAACTGGGAGCAGGCCACTCGGCTCGAACTCCATGATTATCAGGAAGATTTCCTGCCTTCGGTGTTATTCTCGATTGCCCAAAGCAAATTTGAGAACCTATTCCCCTACGGCATTTTCGAAGGCGAAGAATTGGTCGGCTTCCTGATGTACGGCGAGTTTGATGCCATTTGTTGGATCAGCCGGATCATGGTGGACAAGGCGCACCAAGAGCAAGGAATTGGCAAAATCGCCCTTCGGCAATTGCTCGACATGCTGCGCAATCAGCCCAAATGCAAGGAAATCCGCACGAGCTTTTCTCGGAAGAATGCCTTGGCCGAATATTTTTTCCGATCACAGGGATTTGAACCGATCGGTGACGGCGTGGACAAGGAAATCGTGATGCGGTTTCGGGGGAGGGCTTAA
- the tsaB gene encoding tRNA (adenosine(37)-N6)-threonylcarbamoyltransferase complex dimerization subunit type 1 TsaB: protein MSKKKNLDQVNPQTDSKVRILAIETATDVSSVALFEDGILVSLQENHSNRTHARLVTVMIERLLQDMELKASDLNAVCVARGPGSYTGLRVGVSVAKGLCMALDIPLLSLSSLEALAWSVVDFAAKMDAWICPMIDARRMEVFTQLFDSQLHSSNEPIALIVEENAFQEELAKGKILFLGDGAAKCEPILGQHPNAIVLGDRVSSAASMGKGAQAKFESGDHEDLVTFEPFYLKEFVATLQKKKVL, encoded by the coding sequence GTGTCGAAAAAGAAAAATCTAGATCAAGTCAATCCGCAAACCGATTCCAAGGTGCGTATTTTGGCGATTGAGACTGCAACAGACGTAAGCAGTGTCGCGCTGTTTGAGGATGGAATCTTGGTTTCGTTGCAAGAAAACCACTCCAACCGCACGCATGCACGGCTTGTTACGGTGATGATCGAGCGGCTTTTGCAAGACATGGAGCTGAAGGCTTCGGATCTCAACGCCGTCTGTGTCGCGCGCGGCCCCGGCTCCTACACGGGCTTGCGCGTGGGCGTGTCCGTGGCCAAGGGGCTTTGCATGGCTTTGGACATTCCGCTTTTGAGCCTCAGCAGTCTGGAAGCCTTGGCTTGGTCGGTTGTAGATTTTGCCGCGAAAATGGACGCTTGGATTTGCCCGATGATCGATGCCCGCCGAATGGAAGTTTTTACCCAACTATTTGACAGCCAGCTGCATTCGAGCAACGAGCCGATAGCCTTGATCGTGGAAGAGAATGCATTTCAGGAAGAATTGGCAAAAGGAAAAATTCTATTTTTGGGCGATGGCGCCGCAAAATGTGAACCGATTCTAGGCCAACATCCGAATGCAATTGTCTTGGGTGACCGCGTATCCTCTGCAGCATCCATGGGAAAAGGTGCTCAAGCCAAATTTGAATCCGGCGACCATGAAGATTTGGTCACGTTTGAGCCCTTTTACCTGAAGGAATTTGTAGCGACATTGCAGAAAAAGAAGGTTCTATGA